One segment of bacterium DNA contains the following:
- the rplR gene encoding 50S ribosomal protein L18 — MLVKQKLRSRRHFHIRKRVQGTAERPRMAVFRSNRHLYVQLVDDEAGHTLASASTLDLRSEGAAVTANRQTAVKVGALIADRAKGKNITNVVFDRGGFKFHGKVKALAEAAREAGLKF, encoded by the coding sequence ATGCTAGTCAAACAGAAGCTGCGTTCCCGGCGGCACTTCCACATTCGCAAGCGGGTGCAGGGCACGGCCGAGCGGCCGCGGATGGCGGTCTTCCGCTCGAACCGGCACCTCTATGTCCAGCTCGTAGACGACGAGGCCGGACACACCCTGGCCTCGGCCAGCACCCTCGACCTGCGTTCCGAAGGGGCGGCCGTCACGGCGAATCGTCAGACGGCGGTCAAGGTGGGCGCCCTCATTGCCGACCGGGCCAAGGGGAAAAACATCACGAACGTCGTTTTCGACCGCGGCGGGTTCAAGTTCCACGGCAAGGTCAAAGCCCTCGCCGAGGCCGCCCGCGAGGCCGGGCTCAAGTTCTAG
- the rplF gene encoding 50S ribosomal protein L6 produces the protein MSRIGMKPIEIPDKVQVTVDGRRVSVKGPKGELSLELTDPITATVEGGKVIVSRPDDTKLAKSRHGLNRSLIANLVNGVSRGFEKKLEIRGTGYRAKVEGHNLVLNVGFSHQVTVEPPATVAFSTVQRGDFTIVTISGPDKQLVGEIAAQVRRIRPPEPYKGKGIRYDGEWVRQKAGKANVK, from the coding sequence ATGAGCCGCATCGGAATGAAACCCATCGAGATACCCGACAAGGTGCAGGTCACCGTGGACGGGCGCCGCGTGAGCGTCAAAGGCCCAAAGGGCGAGCTCTCCCTCGAACTCACCGATCCCATCACCGCGACGGTCGAGGGGGGGAAGGTCATCGTCTCCCGGCCCGACGACACCAAGTTGGCCAAGTCCCGCCACGGCCTCAACCGCAGCCTCATCGCCAACCTGGTCAATGGGGTGTCCCGGGGCTTCGAGAAGAAGCTGGAGATACGCGGCACGGGTTACCGGGCCAAGGTCGAGGGCCACAACCTCGTCCTCAACGTGGGCTTCAGCCACCAGGTGACGGTCGAGCCGCCGGCGACGGTCGCTTTTTCCACCGTGCAGCGGGGCGACTTCACCATCGTCACCATCTCCGGTCCGGACAAACAGCTCGTGGGCGAGATCGCGGCCCAGGTGCGCCGCATCCGCCCGCCCGAACCCTACAAGGGCAAGGGCATCCGCTACGACGGCGAGTGGGTCCGCCAGAAGGCGGGCAAGGCCAACGTCAAATAA
- the rpsH gene encoding 30S ribosomal protein S8 translates to MMTDPVADLLTRVRNAARAGHKQVSVSHSNFKEALVKLLIAEGYLDGYALESEDGGPHRSIQVDLKYTTGGKPAFRGLERISKPGLRVYVRRDKIPYVMNGLGVAVLSTSKGVLPDYTARREGVGGELICRVW, encoded by the coding sequence GTGATGACCGATCCAGTCGCCGACCTTTTGACCCGCGTGCGCAACGCAGCCCGCGCGGGGCACAAACAGGTCAGCGTCAGTCACTCGAACTTCAAAGAGGCCCTCGTCAAGCTCCTGATCGCGGAGGGCTACCTCGACGGCTACGCCCTCGAATCGGAGGACGGCGGCCCCCACCGGTCCATCCAGGTGGACCTCAAGTACACCACGGGTGGGAAACCGGCCTTCCGGGGCCTCGAGCGGATTTCCAAGCCGGGTCTGAGGGTCTACGTCCGGCGGGATAAGATACCTTACGTGATGAACGGGCTGGGGGTGGCGGTGCTGTCCACCTCGAAGGGGGTCCTCCCCGACTACACCGCGCGGCGCGAGGGGGTCGGCGGAGAGCTGATCTGCCGCGTCTGGTAA
- a CDS encoding type Z 30S ribosomal protein S14 codes for MAKTCLIEKAKRKPKFKVRRYNRCPLCGRARAYYRRFDMCRICFRNLALEGKIPGITKASW; via the coding sequence TTGGCGAAGACGTGCTTGATCGAGAAGGCGAAGCGCAAGCCCAAGTTCAAGGTGCGGCGCTACAACCGCTGCCCGCTTTGCGGACGGGCCCGCGCCTACTACCGCCGCTTCGACATGTGCCGCATCTGCTTCAGGAACCTCGCCCTCGAGGGGAAGATCCCGGGGATCACCAAGGCGAGCTGGTAG
- the rplE gene encoding 50S ribosomal protein L5 produces the protein MKEIYDTKVRAALTKRFGYSNPMQIPRLDKIVLNRGIGTAKDNPKAIEGAVADLTAISGQKPILTRARKSIAQFKLRAGFIIGCQVTLRRDRMYEFFDRLVNFAIPQIRDFRGMPDRSFDGRGNFNLGLNEQLIFPEIDYDDIASIAGTTVTICTTAGTDEEGKALLTELGMPFRRPNR, from the coding sequence ATGAAAGAAATCTACGATACCAAGGTCCGGGCGGCCCTCACGAAGCGCTTCGGATACTCCAACCCCATGCAGATCCCGCGCCTGGATAAGATCGTTCTCAACCGCGGCATCGGGACGGCCAAGGACAACCCGAAGGCCATCGAGGGCGCCGTCGCCGACCTGACCGCGATCAGCGGCCAAAAGCCGATTCTGACCCGGGCCCGCAAGTCCATCGCCCAGTTCAAGCTCCGGGCCGGTTTCATCATCGGCTGCCAAGTGACGCTGCGCCGCGACCGGATGTACGAGTTCTTCGATCGTCTGGTCAACTTCGCCATCCCCCAGATTCGCGACTTCCGCGGCATGCCCGACCGCTCATTCGACGGCCGGGGGAACTTCAACCTGGGGCTCAACGAGCAGCTCATCTTTCCGGAAATTGACTACGACGACATCGCCTCCATCGCCGGCACCACGGTGACAATCTGCACCACCGCCGGGACGGACGAGGAGGGGAAGGCGCTTCTTACCGAGCTCGGGATGCCCTTCCGCCGCCCGAACCGTTAG
- the rplX gene encoding 50S ribosomal protein L24: MARVTRLRKGDTVEVISGSERTSKKNRGQILKINLARTQVIVQGLNFTKKHQRQKKQDVQGGIIEIEAPIVLSNVMFVCPKCSKTTRLGVSHVDGKRFRVCKRCGAEFV, encoded by the coding sequence ATGGCCCGCGTCACGCGACTGCGCAAGGGGGACACCGTGGAGGTGATCTCCGGCTCCGAGCGCACCTCGAAGAAGAACCGGGGTCAGATTCTCAAGATAAACCTCGCGCGGACCCAGGTCATCGTCCAGGGGCTCAACTTCACCAAGAAGCACCAGCGCCAGAAGAAGCAGGACGTTCAGGGCGGAATCATCGAGATCGAGGCCCCCATCGTGCTTTCCAACGTGATGTTCGTCTGCCCCAAGTGCTCGAAGACCACCCGGCTGGGCGTCAGTCATGTGGACGGCAAGCGGTTCCGCGTCTGCAAGCGGTGCGGCGCCGAGTTCGTCTAG
- the rplN gene encoding 50S ribosomal protein L14 — protein sequence MIQQETVVNITDNSGAKKALCIKVLGGTRRRYASVGDIIVVTVKEALPTSNVKKGTVIKAVVVRTRKEIRRKDGSYIRFDDNAVVLINETGEPVATRVFGPVARELREKKFNRIVSLAPEVL from the coding sequence ATGATCCAGCAGGAAACCGTCGTCAACATCACCGACAACTCGGGCGCCAAAAAGGCTTTGTGCATCAAGGTCTTGGGCGGCACCCGGCGGCGCTACGCCTCCGTCGGCGACATCATCGTCGTCACGGTCAAGGAGGCGCTGCCCACGAGCAACGTCAAGAAAGGCACGGTCATAAAGGCCGTCGTCGTGCGAACACGGAAGGAAATCCGCCGCAAGGACGGCTCCTACATCCGTTTCGACGACAACGCCGTGGTCCTGATAAACGAGACCGGCGAGCCCGTCGCCACCCGTGTCTTCGGACCCGTGGCCCGAGAGCTGCGCGAGAAGAAATTCAACCGGATAGTATCCCTGGCCCCGGAGGTGCTCTGA
- the rpsQ gene encoding 30S ribosomal protein S17 has translation MGVNRKRRTGRVAGDAHAKTVVVVVERRQAHPLYKKTVTLTSRFMAHDEENACHAGDLVLIEETRPLSKRKNWRVLEILERAVG, from the coding sequence ATGGGCGTCAATCGGAAACGCCGTACGGGAAGAGTCGCCGGCGACGCGCACGCCAAGACCGTCGTGGTCGTCGTCGAGCGCCGCCAGGCCCATCCTCTGTACAAGAAGACCGTGACCCTCACCAGTCGGTTCATGGCCCACGACGAGGAGAACGCCTGCCACGCCGGCGATCTCGTCCTCATCGAGGAGACGCGCCCGCTGTCCAAGCGGAAGAACTGGCGCGTCTTGGAGATACTCGAGCGGGCCGTCGGCTAG
- the rpmC gene encoding 50S ribosomal protein L29, with the protein MKAKELRQMTDAELISRHQEFSEELMNLRFQLQMKQLTNPGRIKIVRKDITRINTLLAERERAAQSGG; encoded by the coding sequence TTGAAGGCCAAGGAACTACGCCAGATGACCGACGCCGAGCTCATAAGCCGGCACCAGGAGTTCTCCGAGGAGCTGATGAACCTGCGTTTCCAGCTCCAGATGAAGCAGTTGACGAACCCGGGCCGCATCAAGATAGTGCGCAAGGACATCACCCGGATCAATACCCTTCTCGCCGAGCGCGAGAGGGCAGCCCAGAGCGGGGGTTAA
- the rplP gene encoding 50S ribosomal protein L16 gives MLIPKRSKWRKHQRRRMRGKALRGCNINFGEYGLMALEPHWITGNQIEAARIAISRHVKRGGKVWIRIFPQKTYTKKPQEVRMGSGKGAPEGWVAVVKPGMIMFELDGVPYEVAFEAMRLAGHKLPIRTRFVER, from the coding sequence ATGCTTATCCCCAAGCGGAGCAAGTGGCGCAAGCACCAGCGACGCCGGATGCGGGGCAAGGCCCTACGCGGGTGCAATATAAACTTCGGGGAGTACGGGCTGATGGCCCTCGAGCCCCATTGGATTACAGGCAACCAGATAGAGGCCGCCCGTATCGCCATCAGTCGCCACGTCAAGCGTGGCGGGAAGGTTTGGATACGCATCTTCCCCCAGAAGACCTACACCAAGAAGCCCCAGGAAGTTCGCATGGGGTCGGGGAAGGGCGCGCCCGAGGGATGGGTGGCCGTGGTCAAGCCCGGAATGATCATGTTCGAGCTCGACGGCGTCCCCTACGAAGTCGCCTTCGAGGCCATGCGCCTCGCCGGGCACAAGCTCCCCATACGGACACGCTTCGTGGAGAGGTAA
- the rpsC gene encoding 30S ribosomal protein S3 has translation MGQKTHPIGFRLGYSKPWESRWFARGREYSKQLHEDLLLRKKLKAKLFAAGVSSIEFERLPNMVTVIIRCSRPGIIIGRKGSEVNKLRDDIAAELKKPVKVLIDEVRDPEKNALLVAENVASQLEKRIGFRRAMKKVLESALRRGAEGIKIICSGRLGGAEMSRTERYIAGRVPLHTLRADIDYGFTEAATTAGKIGVKVWIFRGERLPDSNTLTGEPVNAPSGGTRDREDVRRPPRNRPPQRRDDNRGSDQSQRGEKKE, from the coding sequence ATGGGACAGAAGACCCACCCCATCGGTTTCAGGCTCGGGTACTCCAAGCCCTGGGAATCCCGCTGGTTCGCGCGGGGGCGGGAGTACAGCAAGCAGCTCCACGAGGACCTGCTCCTGCGCAAAAAGCTCAAAGCGAAGCTCTTCGCCGCGGGGGTCTCCTCGATCGAGTTCGAGCGCCTGCCCAACATGGTGACGGTGATAATCCGTTGCAGCCGCCCGGGGATAATCATCGGCCGCAAGGGCTCCGAGGTGAACAAGCTCCGGGACGACATCGCCGCCGAGCTGAAAAAACCGGTCAAGGTCCTCATTGACGAGGTGCGCGACCCCGAGAAAAACGCCCTGCTGGTGGCCGAGAACGTGGCCTCCCAGCTCGAGAAGCGCATCGGCTTCCGACGGGCGATGAAGAAGGTGCTGGAGTCGGCCCTGCGGCGCGGCGCCGAGGGGATAAAGATCATCTGCTCGGGCCGCCTGGGCGGGGCCGAGATGAGCCGCACCGAGCGCTACATCGCCGGAAGGGTCCCGCTCCACACCCTGCGCGCCGACATTGACTACGGCTTCACCGAGGCCGCCACCACCGCCGGCAAGATCGGGGTCAAGGTCTGGATTTTCCGGGGCGAGCGGCTCCCCGACTCGAACACCCTGACCGGCGAGCCGGTCAACGCCCCCTCGGGAGGAACGCGCGACCGGGAAGACGTCCGGCGCCCACCGCGTAACAGGCCCCCCCAGCGTAGGGATGATAACCGCGGCTCCGACCAGTCCCAACGTGGGGAGAAGAAGGAGTAG
- the rplV gene encoding 50S ribosomal protein L22, translating into MKASNRYVRISPFKLRRVADVVRGRNVNEAIALCRHMNSGAAPIMGKLLKSALANAASNDLDGVLDLDALVVGEVQVNQGPTLKRIRYKAKGMFGRVRKMTSRVFVYLNDPTATEEEE; encoded by the coding sequence ATGAAAGCCAGTAACCGATACGTGCGGATTTCGCCCTTCAAGCTGCGCCGGGTGGCCGACGTGGTCCGCGGGCGCAATGTCAACGAGGCCATCGCCCTCTGCCGGCACATGAACTCCGGGGCCGCCCCGATCATGGGGAAGCTCCTGAAATCGGCCCTGGCCAACGCCGCCAGCAACGACCTCGACGGCGTCCTCGACCTCGACGCCCTCGTCGTCGGCGAGGTCCAGGTCAACCAGGGGCCCACGCTCAAGCGCATCCGCTACAAGGCCAAGGGCATGTTCGGACGCGTCCGCAAAATGACCAGCCGCGTTTTCGTTTATCTGAACGATCCCACGGCTACCGAGGAAGAGGAGTAG
- the rpsS gene encoding 30S ribosomal protein S19 codes for MSRSVKKGPYVDPKLLAKIQELNATGEHKVLRTWARRSTIPPEFIRHTVAVHNGHKHVPIYITEEMVGHKLGEFAPTRTFRVHGGKSSRSTALK; via the coding sequence TTGTCTAGATCCGTCAAAAAAGGGCCGTACGTGGATCCGAAGCTTTTGGCGAAAATCCAAGAGCTCAACGCGACGGGCGAACACAAGGTGCTCCGGACCTGGGCGCGGCGCTCCACAATCCCGCCCGAGTTCATCCGGCACACCGTCGCCGTTCACAACGGTCACAAGCACGTCCCGATATACATTACCGAGGAGATGGTGGGCCACAAGCTGGGCGAGTTCGCGCCGACGCGCACCTTCCGCGTCCACGGCGGAAAATCCTCCCGGTCCACCGCCCTCAAGTAA
- the rplB gene encoding 50S ribosomal protein L2: MPVKKMKPTSAGVRHASRLVTPDLSKERSPKSLRLAKSSSGGRNNDGHVTMRRRGGGHKRQIRLVDFKRTKDGVPAVVASIDYDPNRSANLALLKYIDGEWSYIIQPKGLKVGDTVISGEEVEVKPGNAMKLRFMPLGHLVHNVEMKPGKGGQLARSAGTWVRLAAKDGDWAHIRLPSGEVRLIHLDCRATVGTVSLSEHNRISLGKAGRSRWMGRRPKVRGCAMNPVDHPHGGGEGKTGGGRHPVSPWGQPTKGFRTRKGPNRYMVLGRRRGKQAGGRAKGQVKL; encoded by the coding sequence ATGCCAGTCAAGAAGATGAAGCCGACTTCGGCCGGAGTACGCCACGCGAGCCGGCTGGTCACCCCCGACCTCTCCAAGGAGCGCTCGCCGAAATCGCTTCGGCTGGCCAAGAGCTCCTCGGGCGGCCGCAACAACGATGGCCACGTCACCATGCGCCGCCGAGGCGGCGGGCACAAGCGCCAGATTCGCCTCGTGGACTTCAAGCGCACCAAGGACGGCGTCCCCGCCGTCGTGGCCAGCATAGATTACGACCCCAATCGCTCGGCCAACCTGGCACTGCTCAAGTACATCGACGGCGAGTGGAGCTACATCATCCAGCCCAAGGGCCTCAAGGTCGGCGACACCGTCATCTCCGGCGAAGAGGTCGAGGTCAAGCCGGGCAACGCGATGAAGCTCCGCTTCATGCCGCTGGGCCACCTGGTACACAACGTGGAGATGAAACCCGGCAAGGGCGGCCAGTTGGCCCGCTCCGCCGGAACCTGGGTCCGCTTGGCGGCCAAGGACGGCGACTGGGCCCACATCCGCCTCCCCTCCGGCGAGGTTCGGCTCATCCACCTCGACTGCCGGGCCACCGTGGGCACCGTGTCCCTGTCCGAGCACAACCGCATCTCGCTGGGCAAGGCCGGACGAAGCCGCTGGATGGGGCGCCGGCCAAAGGTCCGCGGATGCGCAATGAACCCCGTGGATCACCCCCACGGCGGAGGCGAGGGGAAGACCGGCGGCGGTCGGCACCCCGTCTCACCCTGGGGCCAGCCCACCAAGGGCTTCCGCACCCGCAAGGGTCCCAACCGCTACATGGTCCTGGGCCGCCGTCGCGGCAAGCAGGCCGGCGGACGCGCCAAGGGCCAGGTCAAGCTCTAG
- a CDS encoding 50S ribosomal protein L23, producing MREPYDILLRPVIGDKAAIKREKENRYAFVVVPNANKIEIKRAVEQAFKVKVLRVNTACFRGKKRTVRMKVGYTPKWKKAVVTLAAGQHIALFESA from the coding sequence ATGAGGGAGCCCTACGACATCCTCCTGCGCCCCGTGATCGGCGACAAGGCCGCCATCAAGCGCGAGAAAGAGAACCGCTACGCCTTCGTCGTCGTCCCGAACGCGAACAAAATCGAAATCAAGCGCGCCGTCGAGCAGGCCTTCAAGGTCAAGGTCCTCCGCGTCAACACCGCCTGCTTCCGCGGCAAGAAGCGCACCGTCCGCATGAAGGTGGGCTACACGCCGAAGTGGAAGAAGGCCGTGGTCACCCTGGCCGCCGGGCAGCACATCGCCCTCTTCGAGAGCGCCTAG
- the rplD gene encoding 50S ribosomal protein L4 translates to MVTVDVLNREGSKVGEIKLPVEALDEVTVTVSNVVRAYMANRRSGTAATKTRGMVAGGGRKPWRQKGTGRARHGSRRSPLWVGGGITFGPQPRDYTQRTPTKMKRRALIEALGYRLGSLKVVDEIVLAENKTREVASLLAKLDAAQKPLFVTDDADRGLWLASRNIPGASTTRVDDLNAYMVMWHGKLVFSKAAALRLAENIKGWVR, encoded by the coding sequence ATGGTTACCGTTGACGTCCTCAACCGCGAAGGCTCCAAGGTGGGCGAGATCAAGCTCCCCGTGGAAGCGCTCGACGAGGTCACCGTCACCGTCTCCAACGTGGTGCGGGCGTACATGGCGAACCGGCGCAGCGGAACCGCCGCCACCAAAACCCGCGGCATGGTCGCCGGCGGCGGACGCAAGCCCTGGCGGCAGAAGGGGACCGGCCGGGCACGTCACGGCTCACGCCGAAGCCCCCTGTGGGTCGGCGGCGGAATCACCTTCGGCCCCCAGCCCCGCGATTACACCCAGCGCACACCGACGAAGATGAAGCGCCGCGCTCTCATCGAGGCCCTCGGATACCGTCTCGGCAGCCTGAAGGTCGTGGACGAGATCGTCCTCGCCGAGAACAAGACCCGCGAGGTGGCGTCCCTTCTCGCAAAGCTAGACGCCGCCCAGAAACCGCTCTTCGTCACCGACGACGCCGACCGCGGGCTCTGGCTGGCCAGCCGGAACATCCCCGGCGCAAGCACGACCCGGGTGGACGACCTCAACGCCTACATGGTCATGTGGCACGGAAAACTCGTCTTCTCCAAGGCCGCCGCCCTCCGGCTCGCTGAGAACATCAAGGGGTGGGTCAGATGA
- the rplC gene encoding 50S ribosomal protein L3: MVRELLGRKLGMTQVFDEDRVVPVTVLEVGPCTIAGLRTAAANGYEALQIGFGEVAPARVSKPRAGQFAKNGLTPTRWMAEVSCDPGDEHKIGDVLGVTAFAEIRSVDVRGVTKGRGFAGCIKRHGFSGGPATHGAKFHRAPGSIGACAFPGRVVKGKRMPGHYGNDRFTVLNLSVVRLDAENNLLYVRGAVPGPKGGRIVVRVGRRGDAKGE; this comes from the coding sequence GTGGTTAGAGAGCTTCTAGGCCGAAAGCTGGGCATGACCCAGGTGTTCGACGAGGACCGGGTGGTCCCGGTCACCGTCCTCGAGGTCGGCCCCTGCACCATCGCGGGGTTGCGCACCGCCGCCGCGAACGGCTACGAGGCCCTGCAGATCGGATTCGGCGAGGTCGCCCCGGCCCGGGTCTCCAAGCCGCGCGCCGGTCAGTTCGCCAAGAACGGCCTCACTCCGACCCGCTGGATGGCCGAGGTGTCCTGCGATCCGGGCGACGAGCACAAGATAGGCGACGTGTTGGGCGTCACGGCTTTCGCAGAAATCCGGTCGGTGGACGTGCGCGGGGTGACCAAGGGCCGCGGCTTCGCCGGCTGCATCAAGCGGCACGGTTTCAGCGGCGGGCCCGCCACACACGGCGCCAAGTTCCACCGCGCGCCCGGCTCCATCGGAGCCTGCGCCTTCCCGGGAAGAGTCGTGAAGGGCAAGCGCATGCCGGGCCACTACGGCAACGACCGCTTCACCGTGCTCAACCTCTCCGTCGTCCGCCTGGACGCCGAGAACAACCTCCTCTACGTCCGGGGCGCCGTCCCCGGACCCAAGGGCGGCCGGATAGTCGTCCGCGTCGGCCGCAGAGGCGACGCGAAGGGCGAGTAA
- the rpsJ gene encoding 30S ribosomal protein S10, with the protein MAKSDKIRIRLRAYDHRLLDRSVARIVETVRSTGAIVVGPVPLPTRIHRFTVNRSPFIDKKSREQFEMRIHKRMLDILNPTGDTTDALMRLDLPAGVDVDIKL; encoded by the coding sequence ATGGCCAAGAGCGACAAGATACGCATTCGCCTGCGGGCGTATGATCACCGGCTTCTGGACCGCTCGGTGGCGCGCATCGTCGAAACCGTGCGTTCAACCGGAGCTATTGTGGTGGGGCCGGTGCCTCTGCCGACGCGCATCCACCGCTTCACCGTCAACCGCTCGCCGTTCATAGACAAGAAGTCACGCGAGCAGTTCGAGATGCGCATCCACAAGCGGATGCTGGACATCCTGAACCCTACGGGTGACACCACCGACGCCCTGATGCGCCTCGACCTCCCCGCCGGGGTGGACGTGGACATCAAACTCTAG